GCTCATGCCAACCGGCGTAGTAATAGGGGGCGATCTTATGAAAGCCCATCTTGATGTCCATACCCGGACCTACCCACTCAAGGGCGTCGATGGTGCCGCGGTCAAGAGAGGTATAGAGTTCGCCCGGGGCAATGTTGGTGACGTTGACGCCAAGCTTGGCGAAGACCTCGCCGGCGAGGCCCGGAATACGCATTTTCAGACCTTTCAGGTCATCAACGGTCTTGATTTCTTTTCTGAACCAGCCGCCCATCTGCACACCGGTATTGCCGCCGGGGAAGGAGAGGACATTGAATTTGCTAAAGACCTTTTCCTGCAGCTTCATGCCGTCACCGTAGTACAGCCAGGCATTCTGTTCATCGGAGGTCATACCGAAGGGCACGGAGGTGAAGAAAACGGAGGTGATGTCTTTACCCTTCCAGTAATAGGCGGCGGAGTGTCCCATTTCAAACTGTCCGCCCTTGACCATGTCGAGAATTTCCAGGGGGGCCTTATGTTTCTCGGCGCCATCGACCTTAATCTCGAAATTGCCATCGGTCATTTCACTGACGATCTTGGCAAGTCTCGGAGCCGGTGAGGCCAAAGGAGTAAGGGTGCTTGCCCAGGTCATGGCGCATTTCCAACGGATTTTCTCAGCCGCCAGGGCTGGGGATGCGACCAGCATGCATGCCGCTAAAGTAAAGGCGATCTTCCCTAAACGTTTCATATTCTCCTCCCAAAAAGGTTCGCATTTCAGCCCGAGTCGAGCCTGTGGATTGCATACTGGCATACACCTGTTACACCTGCCAGTATGTGTTAATTATTCCCCGTCTATTTAATACGGGCGACGAAATAAGGCAACAACCGACAACAGCGTTGTTGTTGCCATCGTAAAATAGTTACATTTTCAGGCATGGGATGTCAGGTCTTTACCTGTCAGCTCATCTGTTTCAGAGAATCGTTTTGCCGAAAAGGGAGGCGACAAGATTGACGGCCATCTGGGCGGTACGGTTTTGAATGTCGAGTATCGGGTTGATCTCCATGATGTCCACCGAATGGAGTTTCTCGGTTTCGGCGAGGATCTCCATGATCAACTGCGCTTCCCTGTAGGTCAGCCCGCCCTGTGACGGGGTGCCGACCCCGGGGGCGCCCTGGGGGTCGATGACGTCGAGATCGAGGCTGACATGGATCTTGTCGAGATGCTTAAATCCTTTGATGATCCCGGTAAATATGGCGCGGATGCCTACCTCGTCGATATCGCGCATGGTGAAGACGGTGCAGCCGGAGGCCCGTAGCAGATCCTTTTCCAGCGGATCAAGATCGCGCACCCCGACGACAACGACGTTTTTTGCCGGTACCTTTGGCCCCGGCCTGCCGATATCGACCAGTTCTTGCGGGCCAAGGCCGAGGAGAACCGCCAGGGCCATGCCGTGGACGTTCTGGCTCGGCGAGGTCTCGGGGGTGTTGAAATCGCCGTGGGCATCCAGCCAGATCAGACCGACCTCTCCGCCATCGGTAACCCCGCCGACGGTGCCGATCGAGGCGGAGTGGTCGCCACCGATAAAGATCGGGATCTCGCTTGCGGCAATGGCCTGCCGGCCAAAATGGTAGGCACAGGTGCAGGCCTTGCAGATATGCGGCAACTGCCCTTGCAGGCTGTTGTCGGTGAGGACGTAATGGCCGGGGATGGTGATGTCGCCGCTGTCGATGGTGGTGTAGCCGAGGTCGCGCAGGCTGCCGGCGAGATTGGCGTAACGGACGGCGCTCGGCCCCATGTCCACCCCGCGGTGGCTTTGCCCGAGATCCATGGGCACTCCGA
This DNA window, taken from Desulforhopalus sp., encodes the following:
- a CDS encoding TRAP transporter substrate-binding protein; protein product: MKRLGKIAFTLAACMLVASPALAAEKIRWKCAMTWASTLTPLASPAPRLAKIVSEMTDGNFEIKVDGAEKHKAPLEILDMVKGGQFEMGHSAAYYWKGKDITSVFFTSVPFGMTSDEQNAWLYYGDGMKLQEKVFSKFNVLSFPGGNTGVQMGGWFRKEIKTVDDLKGLKMRIPGLAGEVFAKLGVNVTNIAPGELYTSLDRGTIDALEWVGPGMDIKMGFHKIAPYYYAGWHEPASDMQFLINKDAFAKLPPAYQTVLKTAMQAVSADMLADNYDASAKAWEQMKTEFPNIKVMIFPEEVLKAMKKANDEVMQAYAAQNAEFKEVYDSQQAYMKKAREWSRISTQYYLETTQMVEK
- the rocF gene encoding arginase, which encodes MTKTVRIIGVPMDLGQSHRGVDMGPSAVRYANLAGSLRDLGYTTIDSGDITIPGHYVLTDNSLQGQLPHICKACTCAYHFGRQAIAASEIPIFIGGDHSASIGTVGGVTDGGEVGLIWLDAHGDFNTPETSPSQNVHGMALAVLLGLGPQELVDIGRPGPKVPAKNVVVVGVRDLDPLEKDLLRASGCTVFTMRDIDEVGIRAIFTGIIKGFKHLDKIHVSLDLDVIDPQGAPGVGTPSQGGLTYREAQLIMEILAETEKLHSVDIMEINPILDIQNRTAQMAVNLVASLFGKTIL